A window of Symphalangus syndactylus isolate Jambi chromosome 24, NHGRI_mSymSyn1-v2.1_pri, whole genome shotgun sequence contains these coding sequences:
- the PRNP gene encoding major prion protein encodes MANLGCWMLVLFVATWSDLGLCKKRPKPGGWNTGGSRYPGQGSPGGNRYPPQGGGGWGQPHGGGWGQPHGGGWGQPHGGGWGQPHGGGWGQGGGTHSQWNKPSKPKTNMKHMAGAAAAGAVVGGLGGYMLGSAMSRPIIHFGSDYEDRYYRENMHRYPNQVYYRPVDQYGSQNNFVHDCVNITIKQHTVTTTTKGENFTETDVKMMERVVEQMCITQYERESQAYYQRGSSMVLFSSPPVILLISFLIFLIVG; translated from the coding sequence ATGGCGAACCTTGGCTGCTGGATGCTGGTTCTCTTTGTGGCCACATGGAGTGACCTGGGCCTCTGCAAGAAGCGCCCGAAGCCTGGAGGATGGAACACTGGGGGCAGCCGATACCCggggcagggcagccctggaggCAACCGATACCCACCTCAGGGCGGTGGCGGCTGGGGGCAGCCTCATGGTGGTGGCTGGGGGCAGCCTCATGGTGGTGGCTGGGGGCAGCCCCATGGTGGTGGCTGGGGACAGCCTCATGGTGGTGGCTGGGGTCAAGGAGGTGGCACCCACAGTCAGTGGAACAAGCCCAGTAAGCCAAAAACCAACATGAAGCACATGGCTGGTGCTGCAGCagctggggcagtggtggggggCCTTGGTGGCTACATGCTGGGAAGTGCCATGAGCAGGCCCATCATACATTTTGGCAGTGACTATGAGGACCGTTACTATCGTGAAAACATGCACCGCTACCCCAACCAAGTGTACTATAGGCCCGTGGATCAGTACGGCAGCCAGAACAACTTTGTGCACGACTGCGTCAATATCACAATCAAGCAGCACACGGTCACCACAACCACCAAAGGGGAGAACTTCACCGAGACCGACGTTAAGATGATGGAGCGCGTGGTTGAGCAGATGTGTATCACCCAGTACGAGAGGGAATCTCAGGCCTATTACCAGAGAGGATCGAGCATGGTCCTCTTCTCCTCCCCACCTGTGATCCTCCTGAtctctttcctcatcttcctgATAGTGGGATGA